Genomic window (Aethina tumida isolate Nest 87 chromosome 4, icAetTumi1.1, whole genome shotgun sequence):
ttaaataagatatttgataTCAGTTGTATGTGCAGTTAAGCACACATTATAATTGCAGTATAACCATCATTTTAACAACTTGATGCCAATTAATACAGTAATTAATAcgcataataaaatgttaaacggTACTTTAATTCAGTTACGAAACCGCCAATGGCATCAAAGCAGACGAACAAGGACAGCTGAAGAACGCCGGCTCGGAGAACGAGGCGCAGGAGGCGCAGGGCTCGTTCTCGTACACCGCCGACGACGGCACTCCCATTGCCCTGCAGTACATCGCCAACGAGGGCGGCTTCCAACCTCAAGGCGACCACTTGCCCACGCCGCCCCCAATCCCACCGGCGATCCAGAGGGCGCTCGAGTGGTTGGCTGCCCATCCGGAGCCGGAGCAGAAGGGAGCCGCCAGCAACGCTCAGCCAGTTTATAGCGCCAGACCTCAAAGAAAGTACTGATCAAGTTGACTTGTTTAtatgagtttttttttatttttttatgtgtatatgtatataatatctattataacaaagatcataaaataaattttgttttatttcttataccGAACTGAACATTCATACATTGTacgatgttatttttaattaataaaaatatgaaataattaaattacaaactcTCTTaactttcttaaaaatattaaatttgcaaataatataaaaaattacacattaacattaaacaaaatataaaacattcaagTCTACATTCacatttcatcaaaaaataatgtataaaataattataaattaaaaataattaatacaaatatatcaatttattacttaatatcgaaatatagaaaaaaattattttattgtttttgtttttcttaattttcaattgaataaaacttttttctaatttaatttaaatacattatttcatttttaatttaaatcaatttaaattaaatactttttaattttaaattaaacaaaactatttttttttaattgtaatcaaattaaattaaatatttaatatattttttattttaaattaactaaaattattattatttctttaatttacaattaaatatattttttcttttaaatcagttaaaatattattactatttaatattttaattatttttcaaatttaaatcaaattaaacatttcattgttttttttttaatttatattaatttaaattaaatatatatttttttaattttacattaaatatattaattctttttaagataaatcaaagtaaattaaataaattttctttttaattttaaattaaataaaacttttgttaatttaatcaattgaaattaaatatattacatttttattttaaattaaataaatatatatttaaatataataaaatatagaaaaaaactactttatttttttattttaaattaaagatattagttattttttaatatatattaaatattttatatattttttaattttatattaaatatattaattcctttttaattcaaatcactttaaatttaatactttaggtttttttaaatttgaaattaaataaaacttattttagtacctttttaatttaaatcaatttaaattacattgctttttctattttattgtttttctttttaaattaaagatagttcttttttattaaagttaaatattttacgttttttttttaattttaaattaaataaaacttttttaattttaaatttaaatattaaatattttatatattgtttttattttaaattaaataaaattattatttctttcattttcaattaaatatattaattattttttaatttaaatcaatttaaatttacttttttaattttaaattaaatatatcaattcttttttaatttaaatcaatttatatcaaatattttattattcattttaattttaaattcaatatctcattttttttttctaatttaaatcgaattaaattagacgttttatatattgtttttattttaaattaaataaaattattatttctttaattttcaattaaatatattaattatttttttatttaaatcaattttaaattcaatatattattccttatttttaatttatatcaatttaaattaaatatattattttttttttcaattttacattaaatatattaattcatttttaatataaatcaatttaaattaaatactttttttaatttaattttttttaaattaaaaacatcttttttaattttaaattaaataaaacttttttaaatttaatcaatttcttatatttttattttaaattaaataaaatttttgttattatcttttttattttatttaaatatattaattaattttaaatcaacttaaattaaaaaaattattgtttatgataattttatattaaacattttattttttttttattctaatttaaatcatattaaattgaacattttgttgtttcttttttaattttacattaaatatattaaatattttttttaactaaataaaaatatttttttagtacaaatctatttaaattaaatgtctaattatttttataattttaaattaaatatattaattctttttaatttaaataaagttaaataaatatttaattgtttttttttttcaattttgagtaattttatttttatttacaaaatgtattgagataatatttaataaaggtttattaattataattatttatcaaaaattattaatactaataaaattttagtgaaaagtgaaaaaataaatgttagaaTGTTAGATGATTTTTTCGACactgacatttttttatgacaaaattaatttgttaatacaaTGTTTACAACATTacttttgacatttaaaaggtgtaaatcaaaattgtttttccttaaatctcctaaacaattatgttactaataaaaagtgaaaggttaaaatttaattacaattgcttaccaaaatattcttttatataattactgtgttttaaaatcaatatcaatttaGGTTGAcacattaattacataatatcaTAAATCCTTGAAATTTTCGTCAACTTCAATTATTacattgatgtttttattaattgtaattacttTTGGCTTGTTCTGGATGAACAAACCATtactaatagaaaataaa
Coding sequences:
- the LOC109606512 gene encoding endocuticle structural glycoprotein ABD-4, translating into MKVILCLAAVLAVSQCKPQQGQEPIAIVKYENEGVNPDGSYQWSYETANGIKADEQGQLKNAGSENEAQEAQGSFSYTADDGTPIALQYIANEGGFQPQGDHLPTPPPIPPAIQRALEWLAAHPEPEQKGAASNAQPVYSARPQRKY